One window from the genome of Vidua chalybeata isolate OUT-0048 chromosome 3, bVidCha1 merged haplotype, whole genome shotgun sequence encodes:
- the SRD5A2 gene encoding 3-oxo-5-alpha-steroid 4-dehydrogenase 2, producing MQCVPGLVLALSSLLGALALLQLSLHLRVPSRYGKHEERLCRPRGRLPARCAWFLQELPSFLVPALLLALRSPPRLEPLGCRLLCCLFCWHYFYRTFIYPFFTRGRPFPLQLLFFGMLFCIYNGFLQGYYLIYCAEYPNNWCTDIRFTSGLLLFLLGMGINIHSDLLLRQLRKPGEVIYKIPQGGLFTYVSGANYFGEIVEWFGFAIATWSLPAFAFAFFTLCCIGPRAYHHHRYYLKTFTDYPKSRKALIPFVF from the exons ATGCAGTGCGTCCCCGGGCTAGTGCTGGCGCTGAGCTCGCTGCTGGGCGCCCTGGCGCTGCTGCAGCTCTCGCTGCACCTGCGGGTGCCGTCCCGCTACGGGAAGCACGAGGAGCGGCTGTgccggccgcggggccggcTGCCGGCGCGCTGCGCCTggttcctgcaggagctgccctcctTCCTGGTGCCCGCGCTGCTGCTGGCGCTGCGCAGCCCGCCCCGCCTCGAGCCGCTCGGCTGCCgcctcctctgctgcctcttctgCTGGCACTACTTCTACAG GACATTTATTTACCCTTTCTTCACTAGAGGCAGACCTTTCCCACTGCAATTGCTTTTCTTTGGCATGTTATTCTGTATCTATAATGGCTTCCTCCAGGGGTACTACCTGATTTACTGCGCTGAATACCCAAACAATTGGTGCACCGACATCAGATTTACATCAG GCCTTCTCTTATTtctgctgggaatgggaatcaACATTCACAGTGATCTCCTGCTGCGCCAGCTGAGGAAACCTGGAGAAGTCATTTACAAGATTCCTCAAG GAGGACTTTTCACCTACGTTTCTGGAGCCAACTACTTTGGAGAaattgtggaatggtttggttttgccATTGCAACCTGGTCCCTACCAGCCTTCGCCTTTGCCTTTTTCACTCTTTGCTGCATTGGTCCACGTGCTTATCACCATCACAG gtaCTATCTCAAGACATTTACGGACTATCCAAAATCAAGGAAAGCCTtgattccttttgttttttaa